In Leishmania infantum JPCM5 genome chromosome 33, a genomic segment contains:
- a CDS encoding D-alanyl-glycyl endopeptidase-like protein, with product MKNKQPTTVFASLFAYHHFLIPMRSRQPPSGGVEDHADVAASTVLRSSASSSSAAAAASLLQDEVLPRLRKESGPSNAAICDAYATRLRQEATEEERRRGPHWRARCSPSILVALLIWATIALVVYMKVDNSRLRPGAAPDTTSVETPLSQLPESCRGHYCLREGGKEPFGAVLGAHDGVFAYSNCNSDTCTSLLKYQMAIPLPPGARTALDAPHATTRLMTTGMKWQCVEFARRYWMLRGKPTPAFFGPVVGAADIWDTLTHVTFLDNATTAPLLKFKNGARLGYGGSAPRVGDLLIYPRDAEGFFSYGHVAVVVRVEMTTKAEADDSYMDAAVTSSKPRQRHGLVYLAEQNWDSATWPNPYHNYSRSLPLVVLESAEGLPLQYTIEDSLHGIQGWVRYDDDP from the coding sequence ATGAAGAACAAGCAACCAACCACGGTGTTTGCCTCACTTTTTGCCTACCACCACTTTCTCATCCCCATGCGTAGCCGCCAGCCGCCATCTGGCGGCGTCGAAGATCATGccgacgtcgccgcttcTACAGTTCTCCGCTCTTCGGCGTCATCTtcgtcagcagcggcggcggcgtcgttgctgcAGGACGAGGTATTACCCCGTTTGCGAAAGGAGTCTGGCCCAAGCAATGCAGCGATATGCGATGCTTACGCGACGAGGCTTCGACAGGAAGCGACAGaagaggagcggcgccgcgggcCGCActggcgtgcgcgctgctccCCCAGCATCCTCGTTGCCCTGCTCATCTGGGCAACGATCGCCCTTGTTGTGTACATGAAGGTGGACAACTCTCGTTTGCGTCCCGGTGCCGCGCCCGACACCACTTCTGTTGAGACGCCGCTTTCGCAACTCCCTGAAAGCTGTCGCGGTCATTACTGTCTGCGGGAGGGCGGAAAGGAGCCCTTTGGAGCGGTCCTCGGAGCCCACGATGGCGTCTTCGCCTACAGTAACTGCAACAGCGACACCTGCACCTCTTTACTAAAGTACCAGATGGCGATTCCGCTCCCACCAGGAGCTCGGACGGCTCTGGACGCCCCACACGCGACGACTCGCCTCATGACAACAGGGATGAAGTGGCAGTGCGTGGAATTCGCTCGTCGGTACTGGATGCTGCGCGGCAAGCCGACCCCCGCGTTCTTCGGCCCTGTGGTAGGCGCCGCAGATATTTGGGACACTCTCACCCACGTTACCTTCCTCGACAACGCGACTACGGCTCCGCTGCTGAAGTTTAAGAATGGCGCGAGGCTCGGctacggcggcagcgcaccccGCGTCGGAGACCTGCTCATCTACCCTCGCGATGCCGAGGGTTTTTTCTCCTACGGCCATGTCGCCGTGGTGGTGAGGGTGGAGATGACCACGAAGGCCGAGGCAGACGACTCCTACATGGACGCTGCAGTCACATCGTCAAAGCCGCGTCAGCGGCACGGCCTCGTGTATCTAGCGGAGCAAAACTGGGACAGCGCGACTTGGCCGAATCCATACCACAACTACTCACGTTCACTGCCTCTGGTGGTGCTTGAATCAGCGGAGGGGCTGCCTCTGCAGTACACGATCGAGGATTCACTCCATGGCATCCAGGGCTGGGTACGCTACGATGACGATCCATAG